A genomic stretch from Antarcticibacterium flavum includes:
- a CDS encoding T9SS type A sorting domain-containing protein, which translates to MKNVIKISLLALMLVSGSVKAADELDVKVSQKKAITIELNNLSSSSVLLFQDKDGNILFRDSLELNGHYKKTLDLEVIPNGVYSISLEGERSVMSKQVVKTHAGLELTNAPAGILFKPCFEVKEKQVTVFLTNPGKKTIYFDVYDAQGIKVSTLTRREAVIQKRLDFSQVPSGTYTIKVRVGGRIFIEEFDLG; encoded by the coding sequence ATGAAAAATGTGATTAAAATCTCCTTACTTGCTTTAATGTTGGTAAGTGGAAGTGTGAAAGCTGCAGATGAATTGGATGTGAAGGTAAGTCAAAAAAAAGCCATCACAATTGAACTGAATAATTTATCATCCTCCTCTGTACTGCTGTTTCAGGATAAGGATGGAAACATTCTTTTTCGAGATAGCCTCGAGCTCAACGGGCATTATAAGAAGACCCTGGACCTGGAAGTGATCCCTAATGGAGTTTATTCAATAAGTCTTGAAGGGGAAAGAAGCGTGATGAGCAAGCAGGTTGTTAAAACCCACGCCGGGCTAGAATTGACAAATGCTCCTGCAGGGATCCTGTTCAAACCCTGTTTTGAAGTGAAGGAAAAGCAGGTTACCGTTTTTCTTACCAATCCAGGAAAGAAGACAATTTATTTTGATGTTTATGATGCTCAAGGGATAAAGGTGAGTACACTAACGAGACGGGAAGCTGTGATACAAAAAAGGCTTGATTTTTCACAGGTGCCTTCAGGAACCTACACTATAAAGGTAAGGGTAGGAGGAAGAATTTTTATTGAGGAATTTGATTTGGGATAA
- the glgB gene encoding 1,4-alpha-glucan branching protein GlgB has product MSLLTEFDIHLFKEGKHFHLYKKLGSHLMEFNGKKGVYFALWAPNASQVSVIGDFNDWYRQAHPMKARPDSSGIWEVFIPEAKKGSLYKYFIKSNNGYEVEKGDPYAFYWETPPNTASVVWDLENTWNDKKWLTKRKKEAGKAKPVSVYELHIGSWKRVPEDGMRSLSYRELAEQLPGYLKETGFTHVEFMPVMEHPFFGSWGYQVTGYFAPSSRFGTPQDFMHLVDALHQAEIGVILDWVPSHFPNDLHGLHYFDGTFLYEHEDPNKGFHPDWQSYIFNYGRNEVRSFLISNALYWLDVFHADGLRVDAVASMLYLDYSRKEGEWEPNEFGGNEDLEAISFLKEFNEVVYAQFPDTMTIAEESTAWPMVSKPTYIGGLGFGMKWMMGWMHDTLEYFQKDPVHRKHHQNTITFSTTYAFTENFMLPLSHDEVVYGKQAILNKMPGDAWNKFANLRALYSYMFAHPGTKLLFMGAEFGQPSEWNHDSSLEWHLMEEAPHHNIKNTIAQLNKLYRSEPALYEKSFEAEGFEWVDFQDAESSVISFLRKGIEPKDNILVVCNLTPVPRENYRIGVPQQGTWKEIFNSDSNTLGGSGVKNAEEVRSEAVPTHQKEHSVSLTLPPMGVIYLKRG; this is encoded by the coding sequence ATCTCCCTGCTTACAGAATTTGACATTCACCTTTTTAAAGAAGGAAAACATTTTCATCTATACAAAAAACTGGGCTCTCATTTAATGGAGTTCAATGGTAAGAAGGGTGTTTACTTTGCACTTTGGGCTCCTAATGCCAGCCAGGTTTCAGTCATTGGAGACTTTAATGACTGGTACAGGCAGGCTCACCCAATGAAAGCCCGGCCAGACAGTTCGGGGATTTGGGAAGTATTTATTCCTGAAGCTAAAAAAGGCAGCCTTTATAAATATTTTATAAAATCCAATAATGGTTATGAGGTGGAAAAAGGAGATCCCTATGCTTTTTATTGGGAAACCCCTCCAAATACAGCTTCTGTGGTTTGGGACCTTGAGAACACCTGGAATGATAAAAAATGGCTTACCAAACGAAAAAAAGAAGCAGGAAAGGCAAAACCGGTATCGGTTTATGAGCTGCATATAGGTTCCTGGAAAAGGGTGCCTGAAGATGGAATGCGGTCATTAAGCTACAGGGAACTGGCAGAGCAATTACCGGGTTATCTCAAAGAAACAGGCTTTACTCATGTTGAATTCATGCCGGTTATGGAACATCCTTTCTTTGGTTCGTGGGGCTACCAGGTAACTGGATATTTTGCTCCTTCCAGCAGGTTTGGAACCCCGCAGGATTTTATGCACCTGGTAGATGCCCTTCACCAGGCAGAGATAGGGGTCATCCTTGATTGGGTTCCCTCCCACTTCCCAAATGACTTGCATGGCTTACATTATTTTGATGGTACCTTCCTGTATGAACACGAAGATCCCAATAAAGGCTTTCACCCAGACTGGCAAAGCTATATCTTTAATTATGGCCGTAATGAGGTAAGGTCTTTCCTTATCTCCAATGCGCTCTACTGGCTGGATGTCTTCCATGCAGATGGGTTGCGTGTAGACGCCGTGGCATCAATGCTATACCTGGATTATTCCAGAAAAGAGGGAGAATGGGAGCCTAATGAATTTGGGGGGAATGAAGACCTGGAAGCCATTAGCTTCTTAAAGGAATTCAATGAAGTTGTATATGCCCAGTTCCCAGACACTATGACTATTGCTGAGGAGTCTACTGCCTGGCCAATGGTTTCCAAACCAACCTATATTGGAGGGCTTGGCTTTGGTATGAAATGGATGATGGGCTGGATGCACGATACCCTTGAATATTTTCAAAAGGATCCTGTTCACAGGAAACATCATCAAAATACCATCACCTTTAGTACCACCTATGCCTTTACAGAGAATTTTATGCTACCACTATCTCACGATGAGGTAGTATATGGCAAACAGGCAATCCTTAATAAGATGCCTGGAGATGCCTGGAATAAATTCGCTAACCTAAGAGCATTGTATTCCTATATGTTTGCACACCCGGGAACAAAACTATTATTTATGGGAGCCGAATTTGGACAACCATCTGAATGGAACCATGACTCCAGCCTGGAATGGCACCTTATGGAAGAGGCACCTCATCATAACATTAAAAACACTATTGCCCAACTAAATAAATTATACAGAAGCGAACCCGCTCTTTATGAAAAGAGTTTTGAGGCTGAAGGTTTTGAATGGGTAGATTTCCAGGATGCGGAATCAAGTGTTATCAGTTTCCTTAGAAAAGGGATCGAGCCTAAGGATAATATCCTCGTGGTTTGTAACCTTACCCCGGTACCACGTGAGAATTATCGCATAGGTGTTCCACAACAGGGAACCTGGAAAGAGATCTTTAACAGTGACAGTAATACCTTAGGTGGGAGTGGCGTTAAGAATGCCGAGGAAGTTAGATCGGAAGCTGTTCCTACTCATCAAAAGGAACATTCTGTTTCCCTCACCCTGCCGCCAATGGGAGTGATATATCTAAAAAGGGGATAA
- the treS gene encoding maltose alpha-D-glucosyltransferase — protein sequence MTDQSHKDEQLYWYKDAIIYELHIKAFYDSNGDGIGDFAGLMEKLDYLEDLGVTAIWLLPFYPSPLRDDGYDIADYYTINPSYGDIKIFKKLIKEAHKRGLKIITELVINHTSDQHPWFQRARKAPIGSNHRDYYVWSDDPNKYKDARIIFTDTEPSNWTWDPEAKAYFWHRFFSHQPDLNFDNPNVQEEIFKIMDFWCKMGVDGFRLDAVPYLFERENTNCENLPPTHEFLKKLRAHVDKHWDNKLLLAEANMWPEDSAAYFGDGDECHMNYHFPIMPRMFMAVKMEDRYPIIDIIDQTPEIPESCQWGIFLRNHDELTLEMVTDEERDYMYKVYTKDPQAKINVGIRHRLAPLLENNRSKIELMNVLLFSLPGTPIIYYGDEIGMGDNFYLGDRDGVRTPMQWSADRNAGFSAANPHKLYLPVVIDPEYKYESVNVEAQQMNSSSLLWWMKRVISMRKKFKAFGRGDINFLSPANAKIIAYTRTFEDEDILVLANLSRFSQAAELDLEAYEGYTPVEVFSHNKFPKITEEPYLFTMAPHGYYWFLLEKEKDHLPDNAVTPELAVQEWGDLFKNKAKTKLENKVLPGYLNSCRWFGGKSRVIQNILIVSNIKIPVKDLPATLITIEVNYNDGLPEIYQLPLAFTTDKKEDILREIPKKGLIANLKLGEDEGILFDAVYNEDFRNVLFSNIRKGRKLQNGSGNIVFYHSEGNTSMGKGEVHSKVLNAEQSNTSLIFNNKYFLKLYRKLDNTINPDLEITKYLTEKTDYQNSPKFVGAIEYNPDAKNITVLGMMQDLIPNQGDAWDYTKDSLERFFENVLTSEREKKIKLPEAELTKPLTYEELPDDLKEYLGVIFPERVTLLGQRTAEMHNALAANPEEKDFEPEPFSLHYQRSLFSSLQSLTRNSFQNLQKNLKNLPEEIKKEAKEVLDMKADVLKCFKRVYKHKIPIMKIRTHGDYHLGQVLWTGKDFVIIDFEGEPARAFSERRLKRSPLRDVAGMVRSFHYAAYSSIMEEEFHQQRKEGNLEEWAESWYYYVTRLYLQGYFEKVGESNFIPQDPEDFKVLMETFLLEKAVYELNYELNNRPDWVLIPLRGIKTIIGRYRNG from the coding sequence ATGACAGACCAATCACATAAAGACGAGCAATTATACTGGTACAAAGATGCCATTATTTATGAACTGCATATCAAAGCCTTCTATGACAGCAACGGTGATGGAATAGGCGATTTTGCAGGCCTTATGGAAAAACTTGATTATCTGGAGGACCTGGGAGTAACCGCTATTTGGCTGCTGCCCTTCTACCCTTCCCCTTTGAGAGATGATGGCTACGATATTGCCGATTATTATACCATTAATCCCTCTTATGGTGACATAAAAATATTTAAAAAACTTATTAAAGAAGCACATAAGAGAGGCCTTAAGATCATAACCGAGCTGGTCATCAATCATACATCAGACCAGCACCCGTGGTTCCAGCGGGCTAGAAAAGCACCAATAGGTTCCAACCATAGAGATTATTATGTATGGAGCGATGATCCAAATAAATATAAGGATGCAAGGATAATCTTTACAGATACTGAACCCTCTAACTGGACCTGGGACCCTGAAGCTAAAGCCTATTTTTGGCACAGGTTCTTCTCACACCAGCCCGATCTTAATTTTGACAATCCCAACGTGCAGGAGGAGATCTTTAAGATCATGGACTTTTGGTGCAAAATGGGGGTAGACGGCTTTAGGCTGGATGCGGTTCCATATCTCTTTGAAAGAGAAAACACCAATTGTGAAAACCTGCCGCCTACGCACGAATTCCTTAAGAAATTAAGAGCCCACGTAGATAAACACTGGGACAATAAACTATTACTGGCAGAGGCCAACATGTGGCCCGAGGATAGTGCGGCCTATTTTGGTGACGGCGATGAATGTCATATGAACTACCACTTCCCTATCATGCCACGTATGTTCATGGCGGTGAAAATGGAAGACCGCTACCCTATAATTGATATCATTGATCAAACCCCAGAAATACCTGAATCCTGTCAATGGGGAATATTCCTTAGGAATCATGATGAACTTACCCTTGAAATGGTTACCGATGAGGAAAGGGATTATATGTATAAAGTATATACCAAAGATCCCCAGGCTAAGATCAACGTGGGTATTCGTCACAGGCTGGCACCGCTTCTGGAGAATAATCGTAGTAAGATTGAACTAATGAACGTCCTGTTATTCTCTTTACCGGGAACACCAATCATCTATTACGGGGATGAAATAGGAATGGGTGACAACTTTTACCTGGGGGACCGCGATGGAGTGAGGACTCCAATGCAATGGAGTGCAGACAGGAATGCAGGCTTTTCAGCAGCAAACCCCCATAAGCTCTATTTACCGGTGGTTATTGACCCCGAGTATAAATATGAAAGTGTAAATGTAGAAGCGCAACAAATGAATTCCTCATCGCTCCTATGGTGGATGAAAAGAGTCATAAGCATGCGCAAAAAGTTCAAAGCTTTTGGAAGAGGAGATATCAACTTCCTCTCCCCTGCCAATGCAAAGATCATAGCTTATACCAGGACATTTGAGGATGAGGATATTTTGGTACTGGCAAACCTTTCCAGGTTTTCACAGGCAGCAGAACTGGATCTTGAAGCTTATGAAGGTTATACCCCTGTGGAGGTATTTAGCCACAATAAATTCCCTAAGATCACAGAAGAACCATATCTCTTTACAATGGCCCCACACGGATATTACTGGTTCCTTCTTGAAAAAGAAAAGGACCATTTACCAGATAATGCAGTTACACCTGAACTTGCAGTACAGGAATGGGGTGATCTTTTCAAGAATAAGGCCAAGACCAAACTGGAGAATAAGGTGCTGCCGGGATATCTTAATTCCTGCAGGTGGTTTGGCGGTAAATCCAGGGTGATTCAAAATATTTTGATAGTAAGTAATATCAAAATACCCGTGAAGGACCTGCCGGCGACACTTATTACCATAGAAGTAAACTATAATGATGGTTTACCTGAAATTTATCAACTTCCCCTGGCCTTCACTACAGATAAAAAAGAGGATATCCTTAGAGAGATCCCGAAAAAAGGACTTATTGCAAATCTTAAGTTGGGTGAAGATGAGGGAATCCTGTTCGATGCGGTTTATAATGAAGATTTCAGGAACGTACTGTTCAGCAATATTAGGAAGGGGCGTAAACTACAGAATGGTTCAGGTAATATTGTATTCTACCATAGCGAAGGTAATACCTCTATGGGGAAAGGAGAGGTACACTCCAAAGTATTGAATGCGGAGCAAAGCAATACTTCTCTTATTTTTAATAATAAGTATTTCCTCAAGCTTTACAGGAAACTGGACAATACAATTAATCCAGATCTGGAGATCACCAAATATCTCACAGAAAAAACAGATTATCAAAACTCCCCAAAATTTGTGGGAGCCATAGAATATAATCCAGATGCTAAGAATATTACAGTACTCGGGATGATGCAGGACCTTATACCAAACCAGGGAGATGCCTGGGATTATACCAAGGATTCCCTGGAGAGGTTCTTTGAAAATGTCCTAACTTCTGAAAGGGAAAAAAAGATCAAGCTACCGGAGGCAGAACTTACCAAACCTCTTACTTATGAAGAACTTCCAGACGACCTTAAGGAATATTTGGGTGTGATCTTCCCGGAGCGGGTGACATTACTGGGTCAAAGAACAGCAGAGATGCACAACGCCCTTGCTGCCAACCCTGAAGAAAAGGATTTTGAACCTGAACCATTTTCATTGCATTACCAGCGTTCCCTTTTCTCATCCCTGCAATCCTTAACAAGGAATTCTTTCCAGAATCTTCAAAAGAACCTGAAGAATTTGCCGGAAGAGATTAAAAAGGAAGCAAAGGAAGTGCTTGACATGAAAGCAGATGTTCTCAAGTGCTTTAAAAGAGTCTACAAACACAAAATACCTATTATGAAAATAAGGACCCATGGTGATTATCACCTTGGCCAGGTCTTATGGACAGGAAAGGATTTTGTGATCATAGATTTTGAAGGAGAACCTGCAAGAGCATTTAGTGAAAGAAGGCTTAAGAGGTCTCCCCTAAGGGATGTGGCAGGTATGGTGAGGTCTTTCCATTATGCAGCTTACAGCAGTATTATGGAAGAGGAATTCCACCAACAAAGAAAAGAAGGAAACCTTGAAGAGTGGGCAGAGTCCTGGTATTATTATGTCACCAGGCTATACCTGCAGGGCTATTTTGAAAAAGTAGGTGAAAGCAATTTCATCCCGCAGGACCCAGAGGATTTCAAGGTTCTTATGGAAACATTCTTACTGGAAAAAGCAGTATACGAACTTAATTATGAACTTAATAATCGTCCCGATTGGGTATTAATACCATTGCGGGGCATAAAAACTATCATTGGGAGGTATAGAAATGGCTAA
- a CDS encoding alpha-1,4-glucan--maltose-1-phosphate maltosyltransferase, giving the protein MLKRDADFRIYGDGHDKVDAVLLFREKKKGKGKERKWQEKPMEFLGNDKWTMHFQAPETGFFEYTIEAWIDHFKTWQDGLQKKYEANQPIQTELLIGAQMMEEAIARATSPDKKKLQKWIEVLRDDNNDEASVNLALSEEVSSIMYHSRDRNHSSRYDKTLEVLVERERALFSSWYEFFPRSTSPNEGEHGTFQTSERILEGISKMGFDVIYLPPIHPIGRSHRKGVNNATTANAGDPGSPWAIGAKEGGHKAIHPELGTIDDFVNFVGKANDLGIEVALDFAIQCSPDHPYVKEHPQWFKWRPDGTVQYAENPPKKYQDVLPVNFETADWENLWKELKSIVEYWIDKGVKIFRVDNPHTKSFIFWEWLINDINQKYDGIIFLAEAFTRPRVMEKLGKIGFTQSYTYFTWRNSKAEFIEYITELTKTEMREYFRPNFWPNTPDILPISLEHKEEPSFLIRLILAGTLSSNYGMYGPLFEYNLNEPYPGKEEYIRSEKYEVKHWDWNKQTKTKETITLLNRIRKENKALQSTWNIEFCDTDNDQILCYSKISQDGENKLLIVVSLDPHHSQTGWVKVPLHLFGFEQNESFAVHDLLTDSKYFWENEWNYVALHPNSMPAHIFKVQKR; this is encoded by the coding sequence ATTTTAAAGAGAGATGCGGATTTTAGGATATACGGGGATGGTCACGATAAAGTGGATGCCGTACTTCTTTTTCGTGAAAAGAAAAAAGGAAAGGGTAAAGAGAGGAAGTGGCAGGAAAAACCAATGGAATTCCTGGGAAATGATAAATGGACAATGCATTTCCAGGCACCCGAAACCGGGTTTTTTGAATACACAATTGAGGCCTGGATAGATCATTTTAAAACCTGGCAGGACGGTCTCCAAAAAAAATATGAGGCCAATCAACCTATACAAACCGAACTTCTTATTGGGGCTCAAATGATGGAGGAGGCAATTGCACGCGCTACTTCGCCAGATAAAAAGAAACTTCAAAAATGGATAGAGGTCTTAAGGGACGATAATAACGACGAAGCCTCGGTAAATCTGGCCTTAAGTGAAGAGGTATCCTCTATCATGTATCATTCAAGAGATAGAAATCATTCGAGCCGGTACGATAAAACACTCGAAGTACTGGTAGAAAGGGAAAGGGCCTTATTTAGCTCCTGGTATGAATTTTTCCCAAGGTCCACTTCTCCCAATGAAGGGGAGCATGGGACATTTCAAACCAGCGAAAGGATCCTTGAAGGAATAAGTAAAATGGGATTTGATGTAATCTACTTGCCTCCTATTCATCCTATAGGACGCAGCCACCGCAAAGGTGTGAACAATGCCACCACTGCCAATGCCGGTGATCCCGGCTCCCCATGGGCCATAGGTGCAAAGGAAGGCGGCCACAAGGCTATTCATCCTGAACTTGGTACTATCGATGATTTTGTGAATTTCGTTGGTAAAGCTAATGACCTGGGGATAGAGGTGGCTTTGGATTTTGCAATTCAATGTTCTCCAGACCATCCCTATGTAAAAGAGCATCCCCAATGGTTCAAATGGCGCCCGGATGGCACTGTACAATATGCTGAAAATCCGCCAAAAAAATACCAGGACGTCTTGCCAGTGAATTTTGAAACAGCCGACTGGGAAAATCTCTGGAAGGAACTTAAAAGCATTGTGGAATATTGGATAGATAAAGGGGTTAAGATCTTTAGGGTTGATAATCCACATACCAAATCCTTTATTTTCTGGGAATGGCTCATTAACGATATAAATCAAAAGTATGATGGCATTATTTTTCTTGCTGAAGCTTTTACCAGGCCAAGGGTCATGGAAAAACTGGGGAAGATAGGTTTCACCCAGTCCTATACCTATTTCACCTGGAGAAACAGTAAGGCGGAATTTATAGAATACATTACAGAACTTACCAAAACAGAAATGAGGGAATATTTCCGGCCCAACTTCTGGCCAAATACTCCCGATATACTTCCAATTTCATTGGAGCATAAAGAAGAACCTTCATTTCTAATAAGGCTCATCCTTGCAGGGACGCTTTCCTCCAACTACGGGATGTATGGCCCCCTTTTCGAATATAATCTAAATGAACCTTATCCAGGGAAGGAGGAATATATAAGATCTGAGAAATATGAGGTCAAGCATTGGGACTGGAATAAACAAACCAAAACAAAAGAGACTATCACCCTCCTTAACAGAATAAGAAAAGAAAACAAGGCACTCCAAAGCACCTGGAATATTGAATTTTGCGATACAGATAATGACCAGATTTTATGTTATTCCAAAATAAGCCAGGACGGCGAGAATAAGTTATTGATCGTGGTGAGCCTGGATCCCCACCACAGCCAGACTGGCTGGGTTAAAGTGCCGCTACACCTTTTTGGGTTCGAACAAAATGAATCCTTTGCTGTACATGACCTGCTTACAGATTCCAAATATTTCTGGGAAAACGAGTGGAATTATGTCGCTCTGCATCCCAACAGCATGCCGGCACATATTTTCAAAGTTCAGAAAAGATAA
- a CDS encoding IS1380 family transposase, with translation MLHNTTAVKIIKSNPISAFGGANFVFDYLNKMNIDQICNDRLPPMVNQSKYSWKDIFYSLKSVYLCGGDYIEDLQAHLKPHFTNNPFVKLASPDTVLRRLSQLSEQTQSCKTKRGVVTHQYCTNSKLESLNIDILKKLGVFKSDKLTIDYDNTIIFNEKEDSKMTYKRNYGYQPGVCTINEENILYIENRNGNSDAKSFQLDTLKRVFDLLDSQKIKKVHNFRADAASYQYDVISFLQSKVDNFYIGCRNSYVEKYFSQVGQWEEMKCEDGTMEVGSIEITPFKRQSPSNKAQTYRLVVKRKPKKDRQIDLITQDIYDYRAIITNDFDLDTKGVAAFYNQRGNMERQFDILKNDFGWNNMPFSSLNKNLVFLYFTAICRNLYNKIIQHFSKTNRYLKPTYRMKKFIFRFIILPAKWIKQSRQLKLRIYSYNHYQT, from the coding sequence GTGTTGCACAATACTACAGCCGTGAAGATAATAAAATCCAATCCGATCTCCGCTTTCGGAGGAGCAAATTTTGTTTTTGACTATTTGAACAAGATGAACATCGATCAAATTTGTAATGACAGGCTTCCTCCAATGGTCAATCAAAGTAAATATTCCTGGAAAGACATTTTCTATTCTTTGAAATCAGTCTACCTCTGTGGAGGAGATTATATCGAAGATTTACAAGCACATTTGAAACCCCATTTCACTAATAATCCTTTTGTAAAACTAGCAAGTCCTGACACTGTTTTAAGAAGACTATCTCAACTTTCCGAGCAAACTCAATCTTGTAAAACCAAGCGAGGTGTTGTAACTCATCAATATTGTACAAACTCAAAATTAGAAAGTCTGAATATAGATATTCTTAAAAAGCTTGGAGTTTTTAAGTCTGACAAGCTTACTATTGATTACGACAACACGATTATTTTCAATGAAAAGGAAGATAGTAAGATGACGTATAAAAGGAATTATGGATATCAGCCCGGAGTATGTACCATAAATGAAGAGAACATCCTATATATTGAAAACCGGAACGGAAACTCGGATGCAAAATCTTTTCAGCTAGACACCCTTAAAAGAGTATTTGATTTATTGGATTCCCAAAAGATCAAAAAAGTCCATAATTTCAGAGCCGATGCGGCATCATACCAATATGATGTCATTTCCTTCTTACAAAGTAAGGTTGATAATTTTTACATAGGATGCAGGAACAGCTATGTTGAAAAATATTTTTCCCAAGTTGGCCAGTGGGAAGAAATGAAGTGTGAAGATGGGACCATGGAAGTAGGATCTATTGAGATAACCCCCTTTAAACGACAGTCCCCATCAAATAAGGCACAAACATATAGACTCGTTGTAAAAAGAAAACCAAAAAAAGATAGGCAGATAGACTTGATTACTCAAGATATTTATGATTATAGAGCCATAATAACAAATGATTTTGATCTGGATACCAAAGGTGTTGCAGCGTTTTACAACCAAAGAGGAAATATGGAGCGCCAGTTTGATATACTTAAAAATGATTTTGGTTGGAACAATATGCCTTTCTCATCCTTGAACAAAAATCTTGTCTTCTTATACTTTACGGCAATATGCCGGAATCTCTACAATAAGATAATCCAGCATTTTTCTAAAACGAACAGGTATCTAAAACCCACTTACAGGATGAAAAAATTCATTTTCAGATTTATCATATTACCTGCTAAATGGATCAAACAAAGCCGCCAACTCAAATTAAGGATTTATTCATACAACCATTATCAAACATAG
- a CDS encoding maltotransferase domain-containing protein, producing MKLMNIEGHLRVSIDNVKPQIDCGKYPIKRTVNERVDVTADIS from the coding sequence ATGAAATTAATGAATATAGAAGGACATTTAAGAGTAAGTATAGATAATGTGAAACCGCAAATAGATTGCGGTAAGTATCCCATAAAGAGAACTGTAAATGAAAGGGTAGATGTAACTGCCGATATATCCTAA
- the treZ gene encoding malto-oligosyltrehalose trehalohydrolase, producing the protein MNRKTGAEYLQNNKTRFCVWAPFKEKVAVKLKEKKPISLTRDKNGYWEGIVEGTKPGDLYKYILNNKDQFPDPASRSQPEGVHSWSQVIDQNEFSWQDNDWKGIPLSQMVIYELHVGTFTPQGTYEAIIDKLDHLLELGANTIEIMPISQFPGERNWGYDGVYPYAAQYSYGGVNGLKKMIDACHKKGIAVILDAVYNHMGPEGNYLSQYGPYFTEKYQTPWGAALNFDDEHSDEVRNFFLQNAIMWLEDFHFDGLRLDAIHEIIDRGARHLLKEMSQKVDEMEEKTSRRFVLIAESDLNDTKVVNSYEKGGFGLEGQWVDDFHHAVHTLLTGEKEGYYSDYGKLSQLAKAFKQGFIYDGVYSSHRKRTVGNSPKGLAPHHFVVSIQNHDQVGNRMLGDRLTHLLSFEGQKLAAGIMLTSAFVPMLFMGEEFGEENPFQYFVSHGDPELVKAVQQGRKREFEYFLTHEGDFPDPQSKETFNNSKLNWNFKDDERKKKLFEFYKYLLKLRKEGEFEPFRNSEIKTTAIVEKNLLLAETENSKGLLAAYNFSNEPQSIKMPEGDLKILLASANKQWGGRENFSPGEKLPGHSFIICKKD; encoded by the coding sequence ATGAATAGAAAGACAGGAGCAGAATATCTTCAGAATAATAAAACCCGATTTTGCGTTTGGGCACCTTTTAAGGAAAAGGTTGCAGTAAAGCTTAAGGAAAAAAAGCCAATATCCCTTACCAGGGATAAGAATGGTTATTGGGAGGGTATAGTTGAAGGAACAAAACCCGGGGACTTATATAAATATATACTTAATAATAAGGATCAATTTCCAGATCCTGCTTCTCGCTCCCAGCCGGAGGGTGTTCATTCCTGGTCGCAGGTTATAGATCAAAATGAATTTTCCTGGCAGGATAATGACTGGAAAGGAATTCCCTTATCACAAATGGTAATTTATGAGCTTCACGTTGGGACTTTTACCCCGCAGGGAACTTATGAGGCGATTATTGATAAACTGGACCACCTGTTGGAATTGGGAGCCAATACTATAGAAATAATGCCCATTTCCCAATTTCCCGGAGAAAGGAATTGGGGATATGATGGAGTGTATCCTTATGCTGCTCAATATAGCTATGGCGGAGTAAATGGATTAAAAAAAATGATTGATGCCTGCCATAAGAAGGGGATTGCAGTTATTCTTGATGCTGTTTACAACCATATGGGCCCCGAGGGAAATTACCTGTCCCAGTACGGCCCTTACTTTACTGAAAAATACCAGACACCCTGGGGAGCAGCACTTAATTTTGATGATGAGCACAGTGACGAGGTTCGAAATTTTTTCTTGCAGAATGCCATAATGTGGCTGGAGGATTTTCATTTTGATGGATTAAGGCTTGATGCTATTCACGAAATAATTGATCGTGGAGCGAGGCATTTATTAAAAGAAATGAGTCAAAAGGTAGATGAAATGGAAGAAAAAACAAGTCGTCGTTTTGTCCTTATTGCAGAGAGCGACCTCAATGATACAAAGGTGGTTAATTCCTATGAAAAAGGGGGATTTGGACTGGAAGGGCAGTGGGTAGATGATTTTCATCACGCTGTACATACACTGCTTACCGGGGAAAAAGAAGGATATTACAGCGATTATGGTAAACTTTCTCAGCTTGCCAAAGCATTTAAACAAGGGTTTATTTATGATGGCGTTTATTCTTCTCACAGGAAAAGAACAGTGGGAAACAGTCCAAAGGGCTTAGCCCCGCACCATTTTGTTGTTTCAATTCAAAATCATGACCAGGTGGGAAACCGGATGCTTGGCGACCGGTTAACTCATCTTCTTTCCTTCGAAGGACAAAAGCTTGCCGCAGGCATAATGCTTACTTCTGCCTTTGTGCCAATGTTGTTTATGGGAGAGGAATTTGGAGAGGAGAATCCTTTCCAATATTTTGTAAGTCACGGTGATCCAGAGCTGGTAAAAGCCGTTCAGCAAGGAAGGAAAAGAGAGTTCGAATATTTTCTTACCCATGAAGGCGATTTCCCAGACCCGCAGTCAAAAGAGACCTTTAATAACTCCAAATTAAACTGGAATTTTAAAGATGACGAAAGGAAAAAGAAACTATTTGAATTTTATAAATATCTACTGAAGCTAAGAAAGGAAGGAGAATTTGAACCTTTCAGAAATAGTGAAATAAAAACCACAGCTATTGTTGAAAAAAATCTTTTGCTGGCTGAAACTGAAAACTCGAAGGGGCTTCTTGCAGCTTACAATTTTAGTAATGAGCCTCAAAGTATAAAAATGCCTGAAGGTGATTTAAAGATCCTGCTGGCATCTGCCAATAAGCAATGGGGAGGCAGAGAGAATTTTTCGCCGGGAGAGAAGTTGCCGGGACATTCCTTTATCATTTGTAAAAAGGATTAA